A region from the Malus domestica chromosome 07, GDT2T_hap1 genome encodes:
- the LOC103414685 gene encoding cucumisin-like isoform X1, with translation MMVFLDEIVHLLHAFQNFATMALTPWFLLLLSLISTLLVDVTLSAAHQDNRKDYIVYMGDKPKPEVSTTTTSALHVNMLQNVVEDSNIAHESLLLHSYKRSFNGFAARLTEEEAQKLAGMDGVVSVFPSETKKLQTTRSWDFIGFPEMVKRSAIETDTIVGMIDSGIWPESASFSDAGFGPPPKRWKGACKGEGNFTCNNKIIGARYYRSQPYPKNSSDVMSPRDTEGHGTHTASTAAGNLVSKASLYGLGLGTARGGVPSARIAVYKVCWSDGCPDADILAAFDDAIADGVDILSVSLGGRKPLDYFRNAIDIGAFHALRKGIFTSASAGNEGPNLKTITNFAPWSLAVAASTIDRHFDTKVQLGNHKIYEGIVTNTFELKGKFYPIVYAGDVPDRAAGYNGETSRLCQTGTLDTKLVEDKIVLCDGPTGDGALYAGAFGYVLTSRNAADVIDPVPIPAASVWFHVGNEITHYINSTRNPTATIWKSTEGRDALAPYVPSFSSRGPNPNTPNILKPDIASPGVSILAAWPPIAPVSGVEGDDRVASYNIISGTSMACPHAAGVAAYVKSFHPNWSPAAILSALTTTAKPMSANLNPEAEFAYGAGLINPSRAPYPGLVYDAAEIDYVNFLCAHGYSTRLLKALTGDSCSSSQSSHGTLSDHLNYPSVALSTSNPKSVNGIFNRTVTNVGSPKSTYKAKVSAPPGLEIKVNPSILKFTSLGQKLSFQVTVKGLIEKTIVSGSLVWDDGNFQVRSPIVVYFVF, from the exons ATGATGGTGTTCTTGGATGAGATTGTCCATCTTTTACATGCTTTCCAGAACTTCGCCACAATGGCTTTGACTCCAtggtttctccttctccttagcCTTATATCTACTCTGCTAGTTGATGTCACTCTATCTGCTGCTCACCAGGATAACCGGAAG GATTATATTGTGTATATGGGTGACAAGCCAAAGCCTGAGGTTTCCACCACTACCACATCAGCTCTTCATGTAAACATGCTACAAAACGTCGTCGAGGACAG CAATATAGCGCATGAATCTCTGCTTCTGCACAGCTACAAGAGAAGCTTCAATGGCTTTGCTGCCAGGCTAACAGAGGAAGAAGCACAGAAGTTGGCTG GAATGGATGGTGTTGTGTCTGTTTTCCCTAGTGAAACTAAGAAGCTCCAAACAACAAGGTCATGGGACTTCATTGGGTTTCCTGAAATGGTGAAGAGAAGCGCCATTGAAACTGATACCATTGTCGGGATGATTGACTCTGGAATTTGGCCTGAATCTGCCAGCTTCAGTGACGCCGGGTTTGGTCCACCCCCCAAAAGGTGGAAAGGCGCATGCAAGGGCGAAGGCAATTTTACTTGCAACAA TAAAATTATCGGAGCACGATATTACCGCAGTCAACCCTACCCCAAAAATAGCAGTGACGTCATGTCTCCGAGAGACACGGAAGGCCATGGAACCCACACTGCATCAACAGCAGCAGGGAACTTAGTTAGCAAGGCAAGTCTGTATGGTTTAGGGTTGGGGACAGCAAGAGGAGGGGTGCCATCAGCACGCATTGCGGTGTACAAAGTTTGTTGGTCAGACGGGTGCCCGGACGCTGATATTCTAGCGGCATTCGATGATGCCATAGCTGACGGTGTTGACATACTCTCTGTCTCCCTTGGGGGCCGTAAACCGTTAGATTATTTCAGAAATGCCATTGACATTGGAGCTTTTCACGCTTTAAGAAAAGGAATATTCACTTCCGCGTCTGCTGGTAATGAAGGTCCAAACCTGAAAACTATTACAAACTTTGCACCATGGTCTCTTGCTGTAGCTGCTAGCACCATAGATCGCCACTTTGATACCAAGGTTCAATTGGGAAACCACAAAATTTATGAG GGAATAGTAACAAACACATTTGAACTCAAGGGTAAATTCTACCCCATAGTATATGCTGGAGACGTTCCAGATAGGGCAGCAGGTTACAATGGGGAAACATCCAG GTTATGCCAAACAGGCACGTTAGACACAAAATTGGTGGAGGATAAAATTGTTCTTTGCGATGGGCCTACTGGGGATGGGGCATTATATGCAGGCGCATTTGGTTATGTTTTGACAAGCCGAAATGCAGCAGATGTAATCGATCCTGTTCCAATACCAGCAGCTTCCGTTTGGTTCCATGTTGGTAACGAAATTACCCATTACATAAACTCAACCAG GAACCCAACAGCAACAATTTGGAAAAGTACTGAGGGTAGGGATGCACTGGCCCCATATGTACCTTCATTCTCATCAAGGGGTCCAAATCCAAACACTCCTAATATTCTCAAG CCAGATATCGCTTCTCCTGGAGTTTCCATTCTAGCAGCATGGCCTCCAATTGCCCCAGTTTCAGGTGTTGAAGGTGATGACAGAGTAGCTTCATACAATATAATCTCGGGGACATCAATGGCATGCCCACATGCTGCGGGCGTGGCTGCATACGTCAAATCATTTCACCCCAATTGGTCACCTGCTGCTATCCTGTCAGCTCTTACGACTACTG CCAAACCTATGAGTGCAAATCTTAACCCTGAAGCCGAATTCGCGTATGGTGCTGGCCTAATAAATCCTAGTAGGGCTCCGTATCCTGGTTTGGTATACGATGCTGCTGAAATCGATTACGTAAATTTTTTGTGTGCACATGGCTATAGTACCAGATTATTGAAAGCCCTTACCGGGGATAGCTGCTCATCATCACAATCTAGTCATGGAACACTCAGTGATCATCTAAACTATCCTTCTGTTGCACTTTCCACCTCGAACCCTAAATCCGTCAATGGCATTTTCAATAGGACCGTCACAAATGTTGGATCACCAAAGTCCACATATAAAGCTAAAGTGAGTGCACCACCAGGACTTGAAATCAAAGTTAATCCAAGCATTCTAAAGTTCACATCTCTCGGGCAGAAGCTATCGTTTCAAGTCACGGTGAAAGGGTTGATTGAAAAAACCATAGTCTCTGGTTCTTTGGTGTGGGATGATGGTAATTTCCAAGTGAGGAGCCCCATTGTAGTGTATTTTGTGTTTTGA
- the LOC103414685 gene encoding cucumisin-like isoform X2: MDYIVYMGDKPKPEVSTTTTSALHVNMLQNVVEDSNIAHESLLLHSYKRSFNGFAARLTEEEAQKLAGMDGVVSVFPSETKKLQTTRSWDFIGFPEMVKRSAIETDTIVGMIDSGIWPESASFSDAGFGPPPKRWKGACKGEGNFTCNNKIIGARYYRSQPYPKNSSDVMSPRDTEGHGTHTASTAAGNLVSKASLYGLGLGTARGGVPSARIAVYKVCWSDGCPDADILAAFDDAIADGVDILSVSLGGRKPLDYFRNAIDIGAFHALRKGIFTSASAGNEGPNLKTITNFAPWSLAVAASTIDRHFDTKVQLGNHKIYEGIVTNTFELKGKFYPIVYAGDVPDRAAGYNGETSRLCQTGTLDTKLVEDKIVLCDGPTGDGALYAGAFGYVLTSRNAADVIDPVPIPAASVWFHVGNEITHYINSTRNPTATIWKSTEGRDALAPYVPSFSSRGPNPNTPNILKPDIASPGVSILAAWPPIAPVSGVEGDDRVASYNIISGTSMACPHAAGVAAYVKSFHPNWSPAAILSALTTTAKPMSANLNPEAEFAYGAGLINPSRAPYPGLVYDAAEIDYVNFLCAHGYSTRLLKALTGDSCSSSQSSHGTLSDHLNYPSVALSTSNPKSVNGIFNRTVTNVGSPKSTYKAKVSAPPGLEIKVNPSILKFTSLGQKLSFQVTVKGLIEKTIVSGSLVWDDGNFQVRSPIVVYFVF, translated from the exons Atg GATTATATTGTGTATATGGGTGACAAGCCAAAGCCTGAGGTTTCCACCACTACCACATCAGCTCTTCATGTAAACATGCTACAAAACGTCGTCGAGGACAG CAATATAGCGCATGAATCTCTGCTTCTGCACAGCTACAAGAGAAGCTTCAATGGCTTTGCTGCCAGGCTAACAGAGGAAGAAGCACAGAAGTTGGCTG GAATGGATGGTGTTGTGTCTGTTTTCCCTAGTGAAACTAAGAAGCTCCAAACAACAAGGTCATGGGACTTCATTGGGTTTCCTGAAATGGTGAAGAGAAGCGCCATTGAAACTGATACCATTGTCGGGATGATTGACTCTGGAATTTGGCCTGAATCTGCCAGCTTCAGTGACGCCGGGTTTGGTCCACCCCCCAAAAGGTGGAAAGGCGCATGCAAGGGCGAAGGCAATTTTACTTGCAACAA TAAAATTATCGGAGCACGATATTACCGCAGTCAACCCTACCCCAAAAATAGCAGTGACGTCATGTCTCCGAGAGACACGGAAGGCCATGGAACCCACACTGCATCAACAGCAGCAGGGAACTTAGTTAGCAAGGCAAGTCTGTATGGTTTAGGGTTGGGGACAGCAAGAGGAGGGGTGCCATCAGCACGCATTGCGGTGTACAAAGTTTGTTGGTCAGACGGGTGCCCGGACGCTGATATTCTAGCGGCATTCGATGATGCCATAGCTGACGGTGTTGACATACTCTCTGTCTCCCTTGGGGGCCGTAAACCGTTAGATTATTTCAGAAATGCCATTGACATTGGAGCTTTTCACGCTTTAAGAAAAGGAATATTCACTTCCGCGTCTGCTGGTAATGAAGGTCCAAACCTGAAAACTATTACAAACTTTGCACCATGGTCTCTTGCTGTAGCTGCTAGCACCATAGATCGCCACTTTGATACCAAGGTTCAATTGGGAAACCACAAAATTTATGAG GGAATAGTAACAAACACATTTGAACTCAAGGGTAAATTCTACCCCATAGTATATGCTGGAGACGTTCCAGATAGGGCAGCAGGTTACAATGGGGAAACATCCAG GTTATGCCAAACAGGCACGTTAGACACAAAATTGGTGGAGGATAAAATTGTTCTTTGCGATGGGCCTACTGGGGATGGGGCATTATATGCAGGCGCATTTGGTTATGTTTTGACAAGCCGAAATGCAGCAGATGTAATCGATCCTGTTCCAATACCAGCAGCTTCCGTTTGGTTCCATGTTGGTAACGAAATTACCCATTACATAAACTCAACCAG GAACCCAACAGCAACAATTTGGAAAAGTACTGAGGGTAGGGATGCACTGGCCCCATATGTACCTTCATTCTCATCAAGGGGTCCAAATCCAAACACTCCTAATATTCTCAAG CCAGATATCGCTTCTCCTGGAGTTTCCATTCTAGCAGCATGGCCTCCAATTGCCCCAGTTTCAGGTGTTGAAGGTGATGACAGAGTAGCTTCATACAATATAATCTCGGGGACATCAATGGCATGCCCACATGCTGCGGGCGTGGCTGCATACGTCAAATCATTTCACCCCAATTGGTCACCTGCTGCTATCCTGTCAGCTCTTACGACTACTG CCAAACCTATGAGTGCAAATCTTAACCCTGAAGCCGAATTCGCGTATGGTGCTGGCCTAATAAATCCTAGTAGGGCTCCGTATCCTGGTTTGGTATACGATGCTGCTGAAATCGATTACGTAAATTTTTTGTGTGCACATGGCTATAGTACCAGATTATTGAAAGCCCTTACCGGGGATAGCTGCTCATCATCACAATCTAGTCATGGAACACTCAGTGATCATCTAAACTATCCTTCTGTTGCACTTTCCACCTCGAACCCTAAATCCGTCAATGGCATTTTCAATAGGACCGTCACAAATGTTGGATCACCAAAGTCCACATATAAAGCTAAAGTGAGTGCACCACCAGGACTTGAAATCAAAGTTAATCCAAGCATTCTAAAGTTCACATCTCTCGGGCAGAAGCTATCGTTTCAAGTCACGGTGAAAGGGTTGATTGAAAAAACCATAGTCTCTGGTTCTTTGGTGTGGGATGATGGTAATTTCCAAGTGAGGAGCCCCATTGTAGTGTATTTTGTGTTTTGA